A window of Nicotiana sylvestris chromosome 8, ASM39365v2, whole genome shotgun sequence genomic DNA:
ccggtagatttccaTATTCTGTGACTCTGCAGGGGTTTgtttattattctgagtttaacatcgaagatgatgaaactcttagagattttttgcggattccggatgaatacagggaatttattgtaataaaattgttgTAAATGTACGCCAAggttgaagacgttcccaataataaGGGTATGCATAgaagggataacccccagtcatcgggtggttattctagagcagtttttgccggacagattcctgatgaaagagcttgccttgatttaaacttgtcaccaccggcgaataagcagccacaaaataattttttgactttatataatccacaagacgactggtaaacttcaatttttctacgttttagcgatgtttattttatgtttgaattggatttgtattaatactcatatttttcatagggggtaccgtccggatatgaattttacgaGTTATGACCCCgctcctagttggaatatgcgtagttctggcgtGTTGGACtacggtggtccatccgggagtcatcaccaaaaagaaaatatccatcatgaaacgtcaacacagtacgacttgtaagtaaagtgatatagctatatgtaaggtatttatctagttgagtagcttatcattttgttctttttgtgcagtgaaaatgaGCAACTTGATAttcctgacctcacacagtttCCCATAGACGACGTATTGACTCGTaatttggcagatgcgcagagtcaggaagatgatagtgattagaCAACAACgccgatgagtctggagatgacacacccttccttgATAAGGGTGATGACGAAGAGGAAGTGGATGCCGAACCTGAGCTGAAGAGGGAGCATACTcctccacctcccgttagaccaagagtgtacgagtcccacgtgccgtttcatgagcggaatattccctaccttgataatctGCCATATGCCGGACGTGGATGCCTTCACACGCTCTGTGTCATGATGATCCACCATATCGAGGCACATCATCAGGACGGAAGTGCTCCAAAGCAGTCGGTCGAccgagcaataatcgggcagatgagctagcaactcgtcgttgtatggcgtccagatgaactatcaaataatactataaaagtgagtatgcgcaacacaagtgaatttataacaagtaagtttaggtacatatttacctatccggccaccagcatatctaacacatccctgacaagggggagattatgatgagcatcactTCCTCGGTAGTTCCCACGCTAGAGAACCCACCTcgtagctagagggagaaacggaggTTCTACACCCGACTCtagtggtggtagaggtggctgcaacggcaAGATCTgctgccaggcccaaacctaagataaaaggttgacttaaaatttaagagtcattttgactatatagaattcggagtaatgaacagagtattcaAAAATGTTGccacctgtagaagcggcagaaaaccacatatgtccacctGGGTGCCCATGCTCGCCTTGGCACATACTCCTGTACAGGTATGCTAGAACAGTTGCACCCCAGGTGTACTGGGGTAACTCATCTAGCTGTTGCAGATGATGCAGAAAGCGCAGACTCACTAGATTTTCCGAAGTGTTTGGGAACAAGACACCTCcaaaaagaaagaacaacgccAACCTCGTGTACCAGTCAATATGGATATCCTCTGTCTCGCCGGTAATGTCGGGGTGCAATACCTCCATATACTCTCTGATAGTCGTCACAGAAATGCGACTGCCCCCTCTAAGTGCAGCCTCACCCTGTGGTCTGAAACCAGTATACTGCCCTAGCAAATCTAAATAATGGGAACGCGTCATAGCTATCATATATTGGGGCAGTGCAACGGCCAGTCCATCTACACGCAGCCCATACAAAACCTGAATATCCTGAAGCATGATAgtggcctctccagtgggcaGGTAAAAAGTGTGTGTCttcggtcgccaccgctctatcaaCGTCGTGATGAGAGACGAGTCGAGCTTCATCCGCCCAATCTCATAAATCCTTAGGAAGCCCGTAGCACGCAGGGGATGGACTACGCGGGCATGGAAATCTCTCTCCCTCAAAAAGTTCCACAAGTCATCTGGTCTCCTAGCGCGGAGAGTCTGATCCAATAGATGTCCCTCCCATACATAGGCGGACCTATGGTCGTCCTGTATCACTAATATCTTATCTGCGGCTGGTCCAGGATGCACAGGCGAcaagtccatgtcgtctactgtaatttaaacaatattaattttataattggacagagtaattatctatgggttccaggctcgatatttgaggctcagtagcaccaacctatccttaattattatgtgtgtcaatttcaataagtttaaaattttgttagtttaataaattaaataattaattttataattgcatagagtaattatctatggcttccaggctcgatatttgaggcccagtagcaccaagctatccttaattattatgtgtgtcaatttcaataagtttaaaattttgttagtttaataaattaaataattaattatttaattggacttaGTAATTATCTATggattccaggctcgatatttgaggcccagtagcaccaagctatctttaattattatgtatgtcaatttcaataagtacaaaattttgttaatttaataaattaaataattaattatttaattggactgagtaattatctatgggttccaggctcaatatttgaggcccagtagcaccaagctattcttaattattatgtgtgtcaatttcaataagtttaaaattttgttagtttgataaattaaataattaattttataattggatagggtaattatctatgggttccaggctcgatatttgaggctcagtagcaccaagctatccttaacTATTATGTATGTCActttcaataagtttaaaattttgttagtttaataaattaaataattaattatttaattggactgagtaattatttatgggttccaggctcgatatttaatttgacaacatatattaatttgttggttctgtaagtttattttataaattaaataattaattttgtaaagtgtaattggatagagtttgtagttagtacatacttaaactacagagactctacgctaaaaggctctatattttactacgctaaaaggctctatattttattacgctaaaaggctctatattttactacgctataaggctctatattttactacgctataaggctctatattttactacgctaaaaagctctatattttactacgttaAAATGCCACtattctttaagcaaataaatactctaaactaaataaaaacaacaaacatataaacataacattcacgaaattacatataaaacagtaaaagataTTTGTGAACAATTTTattaacaataaaattatttctcaagttttaactgTTTTTTTAAAACACCAATAATTTAATCCGggtaaaaataacatacaaatttaatcgagaacataacacaaatcaacgtggaaacacattcaagaaaacaaatatgcatatgctctacgagtttcgacataaactaaatcgaaatacctcgatttatattttttgaaatatcggaaatttgaaattttgaccccgaaagaaggaatccaaggCTTGGGTTGTATGCGGGACCTACACTCTTCACTTTTTGtgtgacgggtggggcccaagAATTGTTTTTTTAATTGCGGGGAGGGGGGACCCGCAGAATGGTGGGGGagggtttttttttaaaatggaaGATCTGTCGtggggaagaagaaggaggggttatattttattaaagaaaaacgcagtataatactacattttctttaaacatagtactatactgcgttttcttataaaaattaattttttaataaaacgcagtataatattgcgttttactttaacgaaattatactgcgttttatgtagaaatgtaacttttttttaactgTATAAAGTATTTtaagtacaaaaatatgtcaTTTCAGTTTCGGACTCGTGTTTAGTATGAATGAAAAAAATGCAAATTTTCCATGTTtgattggcttaaatgttttggaaaatatacgcatcaactcatttttctccaattggagaaaaatattttccctatcaaaacgagggaaaatatttttcaaaatcagTGGAGGATCTAGAGGGTAGCATGCGGGTTCCGCGGAACCCAATAACTTTTGCACGGTCCttgtatatgtattaaaaaattcgttaaatatctataaatattttATTGTGAACCCAATTGATACTGTAAAATCGTTAtaggaacccataaacttcaaagTCTGGATCTGTCTCTGTCCAAAACTCCTTTTCAGCCTTCTCCACCATATTTCCCATGCCCACCAACCCACCCTCACCCATCCCCACCCCAAACCACCCCAACCCCCTATCCCCGACCACACCCCACCCACCCCAAACTTGCCCACCACCCACCCTACATAGAACTATTATTAAAAATACTTTCTTTTTATGTGGTAAATAGAGTACTTTTTTTacttcaacaaaatgagtattttcttttcatgatgtattaaaagtattttctttcatttcatcaaaacgagtactttcttttcatgatatagaaaaagtaatttctttcatttcaacaaaacgagtactttcttttcatgatgtagaaaaaatatatTCTCATTTCAAAGAactgagtattttctttttatgatgtagaaaaaagtattttttttttcattcaacaaaatgagtaatttctttttatgttgtAGAAAAGATACTTTCTTTTTCAATAAAATaaagtattttttaaaattatcgaGCTCAAATTTTAATGTTGCGCTTGTGTGAAAAAGTAAATATTACTTCTTCTGGGTTTGTGtgaattttaaaaaagaaaaattaaattattgaaaAAAATAGAGTCTAGGGGAGAAGGAGTACAAGAAACATGGTGATTTTGGGGAAGGTGGATTGAGGAAAAtagcataaaaaattattttcctaaaaatattttatactctCTAATCAAACACTAGAAAACATTATTCGGAAAAAGtttcactcaccaaccaaacaagaaaaaataagtgataaaaccactcattttccaggaaaatattttgcataaaaaaCATTTTCTTTCGTACCAAAAACACCCTTGAAATCAAAACTTTTGACTGCAGGAGAACTTGGGTTCCCCATTGAAAATTATATTGTTGACTCAACCCTTCAAACTTTTGATGAGTTGGATCACATGGTTGTAGACTTAGACTATAATTAATTGACTCCTCTATGCTCAAGTCTCCAATCAAATTAATTCTGACCCTCTGAAAATAGAAATGCACTTTGAAAGAATTCCAGGAAAGATATGATCGCCGCCCCTTCACTTTCCTCAAGAAGGGCGATAACCATATGTTTATATTAATACGTATTCGTAAAAAATATTTGCACCATATAATTATCTATATACATAGTACTATTAttttacatatatttttttttatagtttTCAATTAATATTCAACTGAACATCCTTCATTCTATGAGGCTATGCCCCTGGTTTCATTACCATTTCATTCACGTCTCTTCGACTTTCATATCAATCCTTTTTATTTGGAACAATTTTTTGGTTGAGAAAGTGCATGTAAAGCGCGTAATTAAGTTGTCACTTTCATAGCCATAAAATAATTGAAAGACTATTCCTAAGATAATTAAGAAAGAATGCAAGAAATTAAGGGAAAGGCACCCGCGCGCCTTGTATATATGATGTATCTGTCGCAAATTTGCTGATATATGCATTTTTACCGATATTCAACGATTGAATTCTTTAATATAAGcttttaaaaaaaagtttaatAATTTATAGCACAATATCTCTTATGATCTAAGCACACAAATTGATCCGATCCCTTTCATATTCATCACTCACAGTATCAATGTTCTTGTTGCTTTATAGGTGGCACCACCGACCACGATTTGCTTGCTACCTAGGGTAATGAGATCATGTGCATGTGTTTATTActccaattttttattttttggtttctCCCGTGGTGTTTGTTGTTCGTATTGAGGTCGATTAAATTTTTGCACTCGCACCAAAAAGTTTTAAATTTAAGATAAAGTGTTCTTTAACAAAGATACTTCCGACACAAGGTTAGAAACCTAGACCTCTGATTAAGTGAATGATTGTTTACTACTCCAATACTACCATTGTTGGTGCATGTGTATTTTGTTTTTTGTGTTCTATTACGTAACAAATTAAGTAATGAGATtggttattgtcacacctcctttttgcgcgcccgccccaaagggataaatgcgcgagggagtttttcccatttaagtgacaatattcgaaatgggattatttgttaattcagagttgccacttgggaaaggtttggcttttggtgtcccaagtcaccggtttatcttgaatcccaaattgaggaaattttcgactttccaaatgaagtctgcgaaccagaaattctaagtaaggaattctgttgacccgagggaagatgttaggcaccctcgaatcccgtggttctagcacggtcgctcaaattgttataatggctaaatatctgatttaaatacatgttgtgacttatgtgcttttattaagtttaaaaccgcttttattattatcatttatttttatagaattgcaacgtcgtgaaaatgcatctcgaaccacgtcacaatcaatgcacccgtagttgttaacacatttcgactccgttgagatttgaatttgggtcacataaatgcgcacccgaatttaagaatgtaatttaattaagtcgcgcctaaagagtctaacacgttattatctttggggaaggcagtgaatttcactaaacagtccatcccaaattctaagtatttattatgatcaattattgagggccccgcaatttgcatttttatttgacgaggctcgtctcattattttttaaaaggataatcttagcacgactacattttctattttttgttttctaaaataaatgaagataaggtcctactttatttacatactttcgagttattatggtTAAGTTCCAAAAGTGAGTTGTTTAAGGAGTTTGCATGGAAACGCATAGaatattctacatacagacagaaaagaaataaaaggctacattaaattacaacttcaaatctttctcattttttgcattcatgcttcgagtggcttacaagacgAACCaatgtatcagtttgtgtacctggtatttggaaagcaagaaaagaagatgaagatcagtaaaagcagcagtagtgtaaatacacaacaacaacagcaacccaacagcagcaattcgaattagattcaaggcccagaaaactttgaagaaaaaccgaacaactcaaatagaacaaacccaaagttTGTAAAtcaactaaacagcaacaacccacgcgtttattaaaacccgaaactaaactcgtttctcactttgttttttgttttctctttttaaactctatcacactctcttcagattttcagaatgtgttcctctctcaaaataatcctcaaaaatctttcaagttTTAGTCTAAGTCTTCCTCTCTCAAGTCTTGTCCTCCTTTAATGTCaagaaatgactctatatatagcaagacaagtcttcaattcccaaccccaaattattccttaatggcatgctttgtcccacttattaatgttttctttattttaaacttttttccccatgcctacattaaataaatacatccaccacaacccattataatttgtcccccatgcttacattaaataagtacaatattctcaacccattacaatttgtctcccatgcctaacataaacaaatacaatattcccctccactacattatgttttgtcctattatgttaaacaattatatcaaacaccaccccattatattttgtcccccatgcttaacataaagaatcaaaataatgttcaattaccaaactacctcttcgaccttattgcaattacaaatctacccccgaatgcaatgcaatttaccaaattaccccatcagctctaaacactcaattaatcataacttgaccaaaatatagtcaagatgaccaatttctcaacaatcttcaacaacaaatcacatgaacacgatgaaaaacacaacttcaaattaatgggaataaatcaaccatatcgggaaccaatcctagttaatttagaccatcaatggacgagcaaggatacaacaatacaaacaacaaaatacatgattcaaactaaatcaacaaatcaaaacaaacataaaactcacattaaatcactggattaaacatgaacttcaagcaaagatgaacatgaactaaaaacaacaaacatgacggattaaaacgattcaaacaacattaataatttctggaaaatacataacaacacatgaaacaaattgaagaaataattaattaaatttcaatttgaatctaacaaactaacaaatatttaaacaataatacaaacatgaaaaacaactaattaatctttcatttgaaatctgaaaaattaatttaacaaagcacatgaacaaactaaaaaattaattcaaacgatagacatgaacaaaacaaacattttgccgattttagattcgagaaatatcaaaacaaaatatggacaaaaataaaaactcaaaatctactaaccggatcgaaacgacgaacaatcgactaaccaacgacgaactcgacgagcctcgaccaaagttcgaacaaacgacgacgaaTACGAACCTAATTAGTTGGCGCCGGAACAGTAGTGATGAGACAGAAGCAGCTGGAGGTGCGTTCAGTTGTTCGCGCGAACACGAAGCAGTAACGGGGATTGTTCGTATggggaagatgaagcaacagCTCGGAGATGACTTGGCCATGGCGATGCTCaagctgaagaagacgaagtgaggcagccACAGCTCGGAGGCAGGAGGAGAAACAGTGGCGACGACGGACTGTTttgacggagaagatgaagctcgaccaaacgacgatgaactcgaaccTAATTAGCAACTGAAGCCATGTCGAAGCCTAGCAGCAGTTGACGCGgcagaacaggagcagctggtcgacgaGGGCAATGGCAGACTGCTTGGTGgagctgggcagccatggatgtcgagctcaagctcgagcttgacgaaggacgaagaagatgaagtgacgacgcagaGACAGCTGCATGAACAGCAGCAGCTATGGTTCTTGCGATCGTTTGGACGTGACGAACTGGAGCAACCatggtggacgaagaagatgaagtgcttgGGCAGCAGCTGTTTGGACGTGAAAGAGCAGAAGCAACGGGTTGTTTGGACGACGAGGGTGTgtcgaagaagaaggtaaagggcagccatggatgcttggggTGGTttagttttggagaagaagaagatggagggggagGCGGATGTTAgtgttagggtttttgttttcttattttttgttttgtttttgtgtttagaccaaaaaatgaagaagggggttgggtattgggttaatggggcggaccgggtcgacccggtttgaagtggaccgggtcgtggggaagattgggcaattatttgggcctgaggttgaaatttgaagaagtggcccaatccgatttttctttgtatttttgttcttttttcttcttttattttctaaaactaaattataaaaatacttaaattattattaagaactaaattaagttataaaagtgcaaattaactcccaataacaattaacgcacaattaagtaataattaagcataaaattgttcatttggacattaaatgctaaaaatgcaaaagatgcctattttttgtaatttttaatttttgtaaaactaatttaattactaacaattgtagaattaaatcctacatgtaaaatgcgacatatttttgtatattttttattaatctaacaaataaacaaacacagacaaatacaaacaagtatccaaaaatatcataaaatctcacaaaattgcacaccaagaaaaaatcattttatttgaatttttgggagtgattctcatatagggcaaaattcacgtgcttacagctgcccctctttgcccgaagacacgaagggttttcgcgcaaagataaagtgagcgatttttgcccatccgagtactccgtgtgaagcatttttttttttgaaaaagatttaaccgaacctttgcttcaaaggtttcctacatatccctggctaaaggggaatcaggttaatgtagttcgggaagttttggtagctgggactaccgtgggactgcaatgttactgctgttgttgttgttgctaccaccgctttactgaccgccttattacaaccaaaggaaattgaaactaaactaactatttatgcctgtcacttgctagttacaagattcctatctatgattcttttgtaACTTGATctcgggtcttagctgattttgcttgtagacttcgatccgaatcttgatgcttgcaagttgtaggtgcctgtttatttctgcgacACTGAGTGAGACGGGAGTGGTAGAACTCGGGGCCTTGATCGAAACTCGGAGCGATCCGCCCTTCGTTTTTTCAAGCATCTCGGaacatcttctctttttttttattctaggTTGAAGCTCATCTCGTGAGTcttctcgatccatgcgcctcgaggtcagacctgcggggaaaaaacaaacgaacgaaattttctgccccagtttcactaggaaaaattcgtgagttatttgccaggaagttcatagCATTGATGAAGGAATTGGATCAACGATATTGCCACAAGGTAAGaatactcagtttagggttggaaccctaaggctggcggaatggaaatagttcagttcaggtttgaagccctaatgctgactagctagggagaagctcagtttagagttaaaaccctaatgctgactaaagggaagagttcagtttagggtttaaaaccctaatgctgactaaatggaaagagttcagtttagggtttaaaaccctaatgctgactaaatggaaaaagttcagtttagggtttaaaaccctaatgctgactaaatggaaaaagttcagtttagggtttaaaaccctaatgctgactaaagggaaaagttcagtttagggttttaaaaccctaatcctgattaaagggaaaagttcagtttagggtttaaaaccctaaacctgattaaagggaaaagttcagtttagggtttaaaaccctaatgctgactaaaggaaaaagttcagtttagggtttaaaaccctaatgctgactaaaggaaaaagttcagtttagggtttaaaaccctaatgctgactgaaggaaaaagttcagtttagggtttaaaaccctaatgctgactgaaggaaaaagttcagtttagggtttaaaaccctaatgctgactgaaaggaaaaagttcagtttagggtttaaaaccctaatgctgactaaagggaaggagttcagtttagggtttaaaaccctaatgctgactgaaggaaaaagttcagtttagggtttaaaaccctaatgctgactgaaggaaaaaagttcagtttaaggtttaaaaccctaatgctgactaaagggaagagttcagtttagggtttaaaactctaatgctgactaaatggaagagttcagtttagggtttaaaaccctaatgctgactgaatggaaaaagttcagtttagggtttaaaaccctaatgttgactgaaggaaaaagttcagtttagggtttaaaaccctaatgttgactgaaggaaaaagttcagtttagggtttaaaaccctaatgctgactgaaggaaaaagttcagtttagggtttaaaaccctaatgctgactaaatggaagaagttcagtttagggtttaaaaccctaatgttgactgaagggaaaagttcagtttagggtttaaaaccctaatgctgactgaagggaaaagttcagtttagggtttaaaaccctaatgctgtctgaagggaaaagttcagtttagggtttaaaaccctaatgctgactaaatggaagaagttcaatttaaggtttaaaaccctaatgctgactgaaggaaaaagttcaatttagggtttaaaaccctaatgctgactgaagggaaaagttcagtttagggtttaaaaccttaatgctgactgcagggaaaagtttagtttagggtttaaaaccctaatgctgactgaaggaaaaagttcagtttagggtttaaaaccctaatgctgactgaaggaaaaagttcagtttagggtttaaaaccctaatgctgactgaaggaaaaagttcagtttagggtttaaaaccctaatactgactgaaggaaaaagttcagtttagggtttaaaaccctgatgctgactaaggggaaaagttcagtttagggtttaaaaccctaatgctgactaaatgaaaaagttcagtttagggtttaaaaccctaatgctgactaaaggaaaaaattcagtttagggtttaaaaccttaatgctgactaaaggaaagagttcagtttagggtttaaaaccctaatgctgattgaatggaaaagttcagtttatggtttaaaaaccttaatgctgactaaaggaaaagttcagtttagggtttaaaaccctaatgctgactaaatggaaagagttcagtttagggtttaaaaccctaacgctgactggctggggacaaagttcgaggataccaactgacctctttttttgaattttcttgttttagtagaagataaaagggaatctcttggaaacttacctttcgagtgaattcctcaTTGTCAAACTGTTTCTTGTACTCATGTGCCTTCTTcgttgggtgacacctgcttcttgcacggttgtcttggattatacctgtttcaacttctcgaacaaagaacaattgttagttcggaaatggtggttggttcggtgaccttgattgttcccattgctttgtcgcatccttatttctgttgagaaatcctgccattgattggattcaaatggcgaaacccttttggactgctcaggcttgtatttccaaattccgtgatgatttgccttgtaatgctccccttttgtgtcccgttttgcttggggattctcaacggggattttattggggatactctgtgggaatttgtacaaagggaagctctgtgggggaatatttacaaagtggattctttgtgtggatttttgtacaacgggaacatgctggggatttgtttcaaagcggactttccaggatttgttggggtaagctcgctggggaatttttacaaagggactcgctggggatttgctggggaaatcctcttttttttttgccattattaacaaagggaa
This region includes:
- the LOC104229210 gene encoding serine/threonine-protein phosphatase 7 long form homolog, which gives rise to MDLSPVHPGPAADKILVIQDDHRSAYVWEGHLLDQTLRARRPDDLWNFLRERDFHARVVHPLRATGFLRIYEIGRMKLDSSLITTLIERWRPKTHTFYLPTGEATIMLQDIQVLYGLRVDGLAVALPQYMIAMTRSHYLDLLGQYTGFRPQGEAALRGGSRISVTTIREYMEVLHPDITGETEDIHIDWYTRLALFFLFGGVLFPNTSENLVSLRFLHHLQQLDELPQYTWGATVLAYLYRSMCQGEHGHPGGHMWFSAASTGGNIFEYSVHYSEFYIVKMTLKF